The DNA segment CCCGAAAATGCCGATCCGGTTGCCGATGAAATTCGGGGTGTCCTTGGCGACGACGATGCCCTTTCCGAGGTGCACCCGTCCGAACTCGGCTACCCGGTGGACAATCGCGGGGTCGGTGTCCGGCGTGGGGATGATTTCGAGGAGGTGGAGGTAGCGGGGCGGGTTGAAGAAGTGCGTCCCGAGGAAACGGCGTTTGAAGCCGGCGGACCGCCCCTCGGCGATGGCGTGGATCGGCAGACCGCTCGTGTTGGTCGAGATCACGGCATCCGGATGGGCCGTCGCCTCGATGCGTTCGTGGACCGAGCGCTTGATGTCCATCCGTTCGACCACCACCTCGATCACCCAGTCGGCGCTGGCGATGCGGTCGAAGTGTTCGTCAAAATTCCCGAGGCGGACGCGCCGGGAGACGGCGTCGGTGAACAGGGGTGACGGGCTCAGCTTGGTGGCCTGGGCGAAGAGCTTCTCGACGACCGCGTTTTTGTCGCTACCGTCCCTGGCGCCGTCTTTTGGTGCGATATCGAGCAGGTCGACCTCCAGGCCGGCGTTCGCGATGTGCAGCGCGATCTGCGCCCCCATCGTGCCGGCCCCCAGCACGGCCACGCGTCGAAACGGCAACGTCACGCCGGCGAGGGCGGTCGGGGCTTCGGTATGAAGTATCGTTTCCATGGTATTAAATCATAAAGTGACGTTACGCAACGACGACCAGAAACCAGTAAAGATGCCGATTTCCAACCCGTAGAGACGCAAACCTGTGCGTCTCCTCGAGCCGCCGCATCATGTCAGTTATCCGTACGAATCAGTAGTCTAGTATCGAGATCGAAGTGATAATCACAACGATTTGTCATCCCGACTCACCTTCTTCCAGCGGGTACAGCGCCTTGATCCGGTCGGCGTAGCGCTCGCGCACCTTGGCGCGTTTTACCTTCATGGTGGGCGTAAGCATCCCGTTTTCGATGGTCAGATGGTCTGCCACGAGCACGAAGCGTTTGATGGTGGACCAGGGGTCCATCCCCTCGTTGGCCAGGTCCACCAACTGTTTGAACCGTTCCTGGATGAACGGGTGTTCGAGGAGGTCCTCTACCGCGAGCCCCCCGTCGATGCCGCGTGTTTCGGCGAATCGTTTCAGGGTCTCCTGGTTGACGAAGATGAGCGCCCCGCAATACTTATAGCCAGCGCCGACGACCACGGCCTGTTCTACGAGCGGGTGGGCCATGAGCCGGTTTTCGAGGGGCTGCGGCATCACGTATTTGCCGGTCGAGAGTTTAAACAGATCCTTTTTCCGGTCGGTGATCCGAAGGAAACCGTCCGAAGTGAACTCGGCGATGTCGCCTGTATGTAGCCACCCGTTTTCATCGATCACCTCCCGCGTTTTCTCCGGCGCGTTGTAGTACCCCAGCATGACGTGCGGGCCGCGGGTGATGAGTTCGCCGTCCTCGGCGAGAACCGCCTCGACGCCCGGCAGCAACTCGCCGACGGCGCCGGCGCGGTTCCGCGTGGGCCGATTAAAGGCGATGACCGGGCTGGTCTCGGTGAGACCGTAGCCCTGCAGTACCCTGATGCCGGCGGCGGCGAAGAGGTTGGCGAGGTCCGGATTTAGCGCGGCGCCACCCGAGATGATGTACTTGATGCGTCCCCCGAGGGCGGCGCGCCACTTTTTGAAGACCAGCGCATCGGCTAACTTGAGCTGCAGACGATACCCACCCGATGGCGCGGCATCGAGGCTGTAGGCGCCGGCCAGGCCGAGCGACCAGTTTAGCAGCTTCTTCTTGACCCCCGTCAGCGTCGTCGCTTTTTCTACGATTCGGCTGTGGATCTTCTCGAGAAGGCGCGGGACGGTGGCAAAGAGGGTGGGTCGGACGTCCGTCAGGTCCTGCGTGAGGCGCTCCGGCGTGGAGAAGTAGGTCGTAATGCCAGACGCCAGCACCCCGAAATAGAGGGTGCGGGCAAAGATGTGGGATAGCGGGAGAAAGGAGATGCTCACCTCCCCATCGGCGCCGGGCCGGAAGTCCCCGAGCTCCTGGACGGACGTGACGCCATTGTACGAGATATTCTGGTGGGAGAGCATGGCCCCCTTCGGCTCGCCGGTCGTGCCGCTGGTGTAGACGATGGTGGCGAGGTCGCCGGGCGCGAGCCGGGCGCGGAGTCCGGCGACGACTTCCGGCTCGGCCTGGATGTGTTTGCGCCCCCGGGCGCGCAGCCGATCCATCGTGATCCATTGCACTCCCTCGGGCATCAGCGTCATCGTTTTCGGCTCCGGAGGCTCCACCACGATGATGGTCTTGAGGCAGTCCGTGTCCGCCAGCAACGCATTCAGTTCCTCGAGCAGCGGCATGCTGGTGACAAAGAGCGCGACGGCGCCGGAGTGTTTGAGGATGTAGGCGTTCGTTGCGGCCGCCTGAGAGAGGTAGATCGGCACATCGACCAGCCCCGCAATGAGGCACCCCATGTCCGCGACGCAGAATAAGGTATCGCTATCCATGAAAAGGGCGACCCGGTCGCCGCGGTCGAGCCCATAATCGATCAACCCGAGGGCTACTTCCTCCGCCTGGATGCGGTATTCGTCTGTCGAGAGATACGCCCAGCCGGCGGGCGTATGCCGGGCATAGAGACGCGGGTTCGGGTAGCGCTCGCAAGCGTCGTACAGGAGGTCGGGCAGCGTTTTGCCCAGCACGGGCAGACTCGTGGCCGCGCCGCGGCGGACCGGGGTCTGCGGGGCGGTGCGCGCTGGTGTGAGTTGGTCGATGGTTTCGCTCATGATCGCCTCTCGGGTTGGTCTCTACTCGTTGGTGCTCCCCCTACTGGAAGCGCTACCGAATACAATGCGAAATTCATCTCGAAACAGCCGGCATGGCAGCGGTGACCGATTGCACCTGCTGCTGGATCACGGCGGCGATAAACGACTCGCGATTGATCCCGACGTCGATCCGCTGGGCCAAGAGGAGCGACACCGCGCCATGCAGCGACGCCCAGATCCCGCTGGCCGCGACGCGGATGTCTTCTACCACAAAGAACCCCTGCTGCCGGCCCTCGCGCAACACGTGCACCATGTAATCCAGATTCCGCCGCGCACGGCGGTACATGTCTACCGGGAAACGGGCGTTTCGCTCGGGATGCAGCAGAAACATGATCTCATAATACTCGGGCCGGCGCAATCCAAACTGCATGTACCGATCGCACAACGCCCGGAACCGGTCCAGGACATGCCCCCCGGAGGCTTCCACGGCGTCCAAGTCCTCGTGCAACAGCCCCATTCCCTCATCTATAAGGGCGTTGAACAGGGCCTCTTTGTTTTCAAAATGAAGGTAGATGCTCGTTGCGCTATATCCGATGGCGCCAGCGATATTT comes from the Rhodothermales bacterium genome and includes:
- a CDS encoding long-chain fatty acid--CoA ligase; translated protein: MSETIDQLTPARTAPQTPVRRGAATSLPVLGKTLPDLLYDACERYPNPRLYARHTPAGWAYLSTDEYRIQAEEVALGLIDYGLDRGDRVALFMDSDTLFCVADMGCLIAGLVDVPIYLSQAAATNAYILKHSGAVALFVTSMPLLEELNALLADTDCLKTIIVVEPPEPKTMTLMPEGVQWITMDRLRARGRKHIQAEPEVVAGLRARLAPGDLATIVYTSGTTGEPKGAMLSHQNISYNGVTSVQELGDFRPGADGEVSISFLPLSHIFARTLYFGVLASGITTYFSTPERLTQDLTDVRPTLFATVPRLLEKIHSRIVEKATTLTGVKKKLLNWSLGLAGAYSLDAAPSGGYRLQLKLADALVFKKWRAALGGRIKYIISGGAALNPDLANLFAAAGIRVLQGYGLTETSPVIAFNRPTRNRAGAVGELLPGVEAVLAEDGELITRGPHVMLGYYNAPEKTREVIDENGWLHTGDIAEFTSDGFLRITDRKKDLFKLSTGKYVMPQPLENRLMAHPLVEQAVVVGAGYKYCGALIFVNQETLKRFAETRGIDGGLAVEDLLEHPFIQERFKQLVDLANEGMDPWSTIKRFVLVADHLTIENGMLTPTMKVKRAKVRERYADRIKALYPLEEGESG
- a CDS encoding TetR/AcrR family transcriptional regulator yields the protein MPTQRTSRPDLHRAILDAARALLHRDGYAGLSMRNIAGAIGYSATSIYLHFENKEALFNALIDEGMGLLHEDLDAVEASGGHVLDRFRALCDRYMQFGLRRPEYYEIMFLLHPERNARFPVDMYRRARRNLDYMVHVLREGRQQGFFVVEDIRVAASGIWASLHGAVSLLLAQRIDVGINRESFIAAVIQQQVQSVTAAMPAVSR